Sequence from the Pseudomonas sp. 7SR1 genome:
CCAAGGACCAACTGGTCCAGCATGCTGTTAACCAGATGCAGAAAACACTGCCGGATAATACGTGGACTGTACGACAAAAGCTGGCCCTGACCTGCCGCATCCTGTTCGAGAACGGCCACGACTCGGGCCTGGCGGGGCAGATTACCGCGCGCGGGCCGCAACCTGGCACTTATTACACCCAGCAATTGGGCCTGGGCTTCGATGAAATCACCGCCAGCAACCTGTTGCTGGTCAATGAAGACCTCGAGGTGCTGGAGGGCCATGGCATGCCCAACCCGGCCAACCGCTTTCACACTTGGGTCTACCGCGCCCGGCCGGATGTGAATTGCATCATTCACACCCACCCGACCCACATCGCCGCGTTGTCGATGCTGGAGGTGCCGCTGCAGATTTCCCACATGGACCTCTGCCCGCTGTACGACGACTGCGCCTTCCTGGAGGGCTGGCCGGGGGTGCCGGTGGGCAACGAGGAAGGCGAATTGATCGCCGGTGCCCTGGGTGACAAGCGCGCCATCCTGCTTTCCCACCACGGCCAGTTGTCCACCGGTGCCACCGTGGAAGAAGCCTGCAACATCGCCCAACTGATCGAACGCGCCGCGAAGCTGCAATTGCTGGCCATGGCCGCCGGCGAGGTGAAACCGATCCTGCCTCACCTGGGCCGCGAAGCCCACGACTGGATCGCCCGCCCCAAGCGCCACGCGGCCGCCTTCAACTACTACGCCCGGCAGACCCTGCGTCAACACGCCGATTGCTTGAACTGAACCCACCAGGAGCGAAGCCATGTCTACCCCCAACATCCACGGCATCATCGGCTACACCATCACGCCCTTCTCCACCGACGGCCAGGGCTTGGACCTGGACGCCTTGGGCCGGTCCATCGACCGTCTGATCGACAGCGGCGTGCATGCCATCGCGCCCCTGGGCAGCACCGGTGAAGGTGCCTACCTGAGCGACGCCGAGTGGGACCAGGTCAGCGAGTTCAGCATCGCCCGCGTCGCCGGCCGGGTGCCCACCGTGGTCAGCGTGTCTGACTTGACCACCGCCAAGGCGGTGCGCCGCGCACGCTTTGCCCAGGCGAAGGGCGCCGATGTGGTGATGGTGTTGCCGGCCGCTTACTGGAAACTGAGCGAGGCGGAAATCCTGGCGCACTACCAGGCCATCGGCGCCAGCATCGACCTGCCCATCATGCTCTATAACAATCCTGCC
This genomic interval carries:
- a CDS encoding aldolase produces the protein MSKTLATPKDQLVQHAVNQMQKTLPDNTWTVRQKLALTCRILFENGHDSGLAGQITARGPQPGTYYTQQLGLGFDEITASNLLLVNEDLEVLEGHGMPNPANRFHTWVYRARPDVNCIIHTHPTHIAALSMLEVPLQISHMDLCPLYDDCAFLEGWPGVPVGNEEGELIAGALGDKRAILLSHHGQLSTGATVEEACNIAQLIERAAKLQLLAMAAGEVKPILPHLGREAHDWIARPKRHAAAFNYYARQTLRQHADCLN